The following are encoded in a window of Penaeus vannamei isolate JL-2024 chromosome 17, ASM4276789v1, whole genome shotgun sequence genomic DNA:
- the LOC138864580 gene encoding uncharacterized protein, producing the protein MHDTSASSWTPNSAGTPLITRADILEATPCHAIASKQRLPLRRQNRGRNTGRPTSKGTIPTPGTTAVAKARFLRLEPQLQRRHDSYSWNYSCSEGTIPTPGTTAAAKARFLLLELQL; encoded by the exons ATGCACGACACTTCGGCCTCCTCGTGGACCCCAAACTCCGCTGGGACCCCACTCATCACGAGGGCTGACATTCTCGAAGCGACCCCGTGCCACGCAATTGCATCTAAACAACGCCTGCCGCTTAGACGTCAGAACCGCGGCCGGAACACAGGTCGGCCGACAAGCAAAGGCACGATTCCTACTCCTGGAACCACAG CTGTAGCGAAGGCACGATTCCTACGCCTGGAACCACAGCTGCAGCGAAGGCACGATTCCTACTCCTGGAACTACAGCTGTAGCGAAGGCACGATTCCTACGCCTGGAACCACAGCTGCAGCGAAGGCACGATTCCTACTCCTGGAACTACAGCTGTAG